One genomic region from Streptomyces sp. NBC_00582 encodes:
- a CDS encoding carbohydrate ABC transporter permease, with the protein MTKRASDVSASPPRRRSKYTLAPLVLIAANVVLFALFFVWPAVIGLVYSFTNYTGVGTFQFIGLDNYHNLFGDSTFYDALTRTLLYAVLFVPLNFVVSLLAANLVVSKHAKGGSVARVIFFIPWLLSPIVVGVLWRWMFGENFGLVNYVIEKFGGGAVPWQSNADLSLLVVVMAAAWAWTGFTMLLFIAAIKNVPVSYYEAASLDGAGPWRQFFSITLPSIAPTSFIVILLNTINAMKEYPVFVALNNGGPGTSNNLLVQYIYETGFKRGQIGYASAASFVLMLILMAVAIIQLIANRRLENR; encoded by the coding sequence ATGACAAAACGCGCCTCGGACGTGTCCGCGAGCCCGCCCAGGAGACGCAGTAAGTACACCCTTGCGCCGCTTGTCCTCATCGCGGCCAATGTCGTGCTCTTCGCGCTGTTCTTCGTCTGGCCGGCGGTGATCGGGCTCGTCTACTCGTTCACGAACTACACGGGTGTGGGCACGTTCCAGTTCATCGGACTGGACAACTACCACAACCTGTTCGGGGACTCCACGTTCTACGACGCGCTCACCCGGACCCTGCTGTACGCCGTGCTCTTCGTGCCGCTGAACTTCGTGGTCTCGCTGCTCGCCGCCAACCTGGTCGTGAGCAAGCACGCGAAGGGCGGGTCGGTCGCCCGCGTCATCTTCTTCATCCCGTGGCTGCTGTCGCCCATCGTCGTGGGTGTCCTGTGGCGGTGGATGTTCGGTGAGAACTTCGGACTGGTCAACTACGTCATCGAGAAGTTCGGCGGAGGCGCCGTTCCGTGGCAGTCGAACGCGGACCTCTCGCTGCTCGTGGTGGTGATGGCGGCCGCCTGGGCCTGGACGGGTTTCACGATGCTGCTGTTCATCGCGGCGATCAAGAACGTACCGGTGTCGTACTACGAGGCCGCCTCGCTCGACGGCGCCGGCCCCTGGCGCCAGTTCTTCAGCATCACCCTGCCGAGCATCGCGCCCACCTCGTTCATCGTCATCCTGCTCAACACGATCAACGCGATGAAGGAGTACCCGGTGTTCGTCGCCCTCAACAACGGCGGACCCGGCACGTCGAACAACCTGCTCGTCCAGTACATCTACGAGACCGGCTTCAAACGGGGCCAGATCGGCTACGCGAGCGCCGCGTCCTTCGTGCTCATGCTCATCCTGATGGCCGTCGCGATCATCCAGCTGATCGCCAACCGGCGGTTGGAGAACCGATGA